A segment of the Candidatus Woesearchaeota archaeon genome:
TGAAGCTATGGGCGTCAGCTCGTAGTGAGGCGTCAATGTAACACTACCCTTCGAGTTTCGCGCCACTCACCCGTGAGGGGACACGATTTGGTGGACAGTTTGGCTGGGGTGGCACGCCGTTGAAAAGGTATCAATGGCGCCCAAAGGTTGGCTCAGGCGGGTCAGAAATCCGCCGTGGAGTGTAAGGGCAAAAGCCAGCCTGACTGGGACCTCAACGTGACCGGTTCCAGAGGCGAAAGCCGGGCCTAGCGATCAGTTATGTCTCCCTTTGTGGGAGCTAGCTATGACCGAAAAGTTACTCCGGGGATAACAGAGTTGTCGCGCCCGAGAGCTCACATCGACGGCGCGGCTTGCTACATCGATGTCGGCTCATCCTATCCTGGCCGTGCAGAAGCGGCCAAGGGTGGGGGTGTTCACCCATTAAAAGGGTTCGTGAGCTGGGTTCAGAACGCTGTGAGGCAGTTTGTTTGATATCTACTGGACGTGTGGATGAGTCTGAGGGGAAGGACCACTTAGTACGAGAGGAACGGTGGTTCGGCGCCACTGGTCTACCGGTTGTCCGACAGGGCAGTTGCCGGGCAGCTACGCGCTCGGGGATAAGTGCTGAAAGCATCTAAGCACGAAGCCCTCCTCGAAAAGAGACTCTAGGGCTCCCATAGAAGATGGGGTTGATAGAAGTGGGGTGTACGCGCCGAGCTTTTGCGAGGTGTTCAGCCCGCACTCACTAATCGCCCGCCCTTCTTTTTTTGTGTACGTAAAAAAAGGGTGGCTGCTTCCACGGATTTTTTTTTCCTTTGCGCGTTTTGCCTCTCTTTTTTTATCTCTTTTTTTCACCGTGTTTCTTTTTTTCTTCCTTGCTAGCTTTTTTTGGGGAAGAGAAAGGGGAGGGTGTCTGCAAGGTTGTTGGTTGGGATGTGAACGTCTGCTGCGCTGACAACTTCCTCGTCGCGCGTGTTGAACGCGATGGACAGGCCTGCGTTGCGGAACGCTTCGATGTCTCCTTTGCTGTCCCCGACGTAGGCGCAGGCTTCCTTGCGTATGCCGAGTTTTTTGCAGAGTGTTTTGAGAATGGCAGCTTTGACTTCTTTGCCGTGTTTGACGGTCGCGATGAAGTCTCCGCTGATGATGCCGTTTTTGATGACGAGTTCATTGGCGTAGACGTCGTCGACGCCCAGGTCGCGTTGTGCTCGTCTGGCAAGGTCGAGGCTGGAGGCGCTGATGATGGCCGTGTGCGTGTTGTGGCGGCGCAAGTGGTTGAATGTTTCTTTCACGCCAGGGAGGTATGCTGCTTTATTGACGAGGTCAACGTAGGGCTTGGCATGTTTTCCTTTCCAAAGTTTTTTGACAACTTCCTCCACGAGTTTGTCGTAGTCGGTATAGAGGAGCGTTTGGGTGAGGCGCTTTCCTTCTTCGAGGGTGCCGAGTTGTTCGTGAAGCCGAAGCCAGAAGTTGTCGCCTTGGAAGATGACGCCGTCAAGGTCAAAGCAGACAAGCTGGTAAGGAGAGCGCATGCTGGTTTTTCTTCTTACTGCTTTTTTAATCATTTTTGATCGGAGAGCTTTGCGAAGAGCAGTCTCATGCGTTATTCTTTCCGTGGTTTTATGAGCTCGTGAGAGGGGAGGAAGGGTGGGTTGGCTTCGCTTCGCTCTTGCTGCTTGTGAAGATGGTATTTAGCGCCCGGAGCGCTTTTTCTTCTTTGCGTTGATGTCTTTTTTGTAGATGATGGTTCTGTACGGGTAGGGGATTTCTATGCCTTCTTTGTCAAAGCGCTTCTTGATTGCTTCGGTGAGGTCGCATTTGAGCCGGAACGCGGTTGGTTGGTCTTTGGCCCAGGCAAAGAGGCGTAGGCGGACGCCGTAGTCGTCGCAGGAGAGGACGCGGACGGCGACGTGCTCGTCTTTCGGAAGTCCCATGGTTTCTTGGGCGACGTTGAGAACGAGGGGGTGTTTGAGGGCTTCCTCTTTCATTGCCCGCTTTGCCAGGTCGAGGTCGGCATCGTAGCTAACGGTGAAGTCGATGTGCATGAGAATTTTCTCGTCGTGAATGGTGTAGTTGATAATTTTTGACTCGGTGATTTTGCTGTTGGGGATGATGACGCGTTGGTTCTCCCAGGTTCGGATCACGGTGTGGCGCAAGGTGATGTCCTCGACGGTGCCGTAGTCTCCGTCAACGGTGACGACGTCGCCGACGCGGAATGGCTCAAAGATGGCGATGAAGACGCCGCCGATGAGGTTGGTGAACGCGTCTTTTGCAGCAAAGCCGAGGATACCTGCAAGGACGGCTGCTCCGAGGAGGATTTTTTCGGCGATGGTGCGAAAGCCGGGTATGATGTAGAGTGCAGTGCCAAAGCCGATGATGTAGATGAGGGCGACGAGAAGGCGTTTGAGGATGGTGTAGCGGGTTTTGTCGATGTGCGGGTGCTTTGCTGGGGTGAAGGCGTGTTCGAAGATTTGGCGAAAGAGTTTTGCAGTGAG
Coding sequences within it:
- a CDS encoding HAD family hydrolase, producing MIKKAVRRKTSMRSPYQLVCFDLDGVIFQGDNFWLRLHEQLGTLEEGKRLTQTLLYTDYDKLVEEVVKKLWKGKHAKPYVDLVNKAAYLPGVKETFNHLRRHNTHTAIISASSLDLARRAQRDLGVDDVYANELVIKNGIISGDFIATVKHGKEVKAAILKTLCKKLGIRKEACAYVGDSKGDIEAFRNAGLSIAFNTRDEEVVSAADVHIPTNNLADTLPFLFPKKS
- a CDS encoding mechanosensitive ion channel family protein; this encodes MITGYATLTEALANAVQNTNTFLQTHPGKFILITLISAFTILTAKLFRQIFEHAFTPAKHPHIDKTRYTILKRLLVALIYIIGFGTALYIIPGFRTIAEKILLGAAVLAGILGFAAKDAFTNLIGGVFIAIFEPFRVGDVVTVDGDYGTVEDITLRHTVIRTWENQRVIIPNSKITESKIINYTIHDEKILMHIDFTVSYDADLDLAKRAMKEEALKHPLVLNVAQETMGLPKDEHVAVRVLSCDDYGVRLRLFAWAKDQPTAFRLKCDLTEAIKKRFDKEGIEIPYPYRTIIYKKDINAKKKKRSGR